From one Magnolia sinica isolate HGM2019 chromosome 18, MsV1, whole genome shotgun sequence genomic stretch:
- the LOC131232629 gene encoding protein IQ-DOMAIN 22-like — protein MGKTARWFRGLLGGKKAGGPEVASDVKPAKEKKRWGFVKSSKDKDRTAPIASAEEPRKGSYREVPSSSYGDGSVDPNKHAIAVAAATAAVAEAAVAAAQAAAAVVRLTSSGRCAAAYVSGRREDCAAIKIQAAFRGYLARRALKALRGLVKLQALVRGRIVRKQAAETLRCMQALVRVQARVRAVRANASESRHVSKGSQSHPGPATPEKYERPIHVNSAQRDRFAMLKGNASKPNSTDAIDLDKVHVGWNWLDRWMDERSWDHRENVTKVGAADDEKNDKILEVDPGKPHFNSKRRSNNHQSSHSTLNSQSFATLPDSPSKDSTTAQLSAPSPSSVEMQSLSPLRFPIQVDESVFNTANNSPQFFSASSRPGSSHRGPFTPSKSDCSRSFLSGYSDYPNYMSNTESSRAKVRSHSAPKQRPEFEKSSSFSSSTKRLLFHGFGDARASASGPQSTQRSSSLHAKFTSKAYPGSGRLDRLGMPIREVVGHHSINRNKC, from the exons ATGGGGAAAACCGCGAGATGGTTTCGCGGGCTACTAGGCGGGAAGAAGGCCGGAGGGCCGGAGGTTGCGTCCGACGTGAAGCCggcaaaggagaagaagagatggGGTTTCGTGAAATCTTCCAAGGACAAGGATCGTACGGCTCCAATAGCATCTGCAGAGGAGCCGAGGAAGGGGTCGTACAGAGAAGTGCCGAGCTCATCGTACGGAGACGGTTCCGTCGACCCGAACAAGCACGCGATAGCCGTGGCGGCGGCGACCGCTGCGGTGGCAGAGGCAGCAGTGGCAGCGGCGCAGGCGGCAGCGGCGGTGGTGAGGCTGACAAGCAGCGGCAGGTGCGCTGCGGCGTACGTTAGCGGGAGGAGGGAAGATTGCGCAGCGATTAAGATACAGGCGGCGTTTCGCGGTTACCTG GCGAGGCGGGCTTTGAAGGCGTTGAGAGGGCTGGTGAAGCTACAAGCATTGGTGAGAGGCCGCATTGTGCGGAAGCAAGCTGCTGAGACCCTACGCTGCATGCAGGCACTTGTGAGGGTCCAGGCACGCGTCCGAGCAGTCCGCGCGAATGCGTCAGAAAGCCGGCACGTGAGCAAGGGTTCCCAATCCCACCCG GGCCCTGCAACCCCAGAGAAATATGAACGGCCAATTCATGTCAACAGTGCCCAACGTGATAGGTTTGCAATGCTCAAG GGAAACGCTTCTAAACCAAATAGCACTGATGCTATCGATCTTGATAAAGTGCATGTGGGTTGGAACTGGTTAGATCGTTGGATGGACGAGCGGTCCTGGGATCATCGTGAAAATGTTACAAAAGTTGGAGCTGCAGATGATGAGAAGAATGACAAAATCCTCGAAGTAGACCCTGGCAAACCACACTTCAATTCCAAGCGACGGAGCAACAACCACCAGTCCTCACACTCTACCTTGAATAGCCAGAGCTTTGCCACATTGCCTGACTCGCCGTCAAAGGACTCCACAACCGCTCAACTATCAGCTCCAAGCCCATCTTCTGTTGAAATGCAATCGCTGAGCCCTCTGAGATTCCCCATTCAGGTTGATGAATCCGTCTTCAACACTGCTAACAATAGCCCACAGTTTTTCTCTGCATCTTCAAGGCCTGGGAGTTCTCATCGAGGGCCCTTCACGCCTTCAAAGAGCGACTGCTCCCGGAGCTTCTTAAGTGGTTATTCTGACTATCCAAACTACATGTCGAACACGGAATCATCAAGAGCTAAGGTCAGGTCCCACAGTGCCCCCAAGCAGAGGCCTGAATTCGAGAAATCTAGCTCTTTCTCCAGCTCAACAAAGAGGCTATTGTTCCATGGGTTTGGGGATGCAAGGGCGAGTGCCAGTGGGCCACAATCGACACAGAGATCTTCATCTTTGCATGCAAAGTTCACAAGCAAGGCGTATCCTGGGTCCGGCCGTTTGGATAGATTAGGAATGCCGATTCGCGAAGTGGTCGGACATCATAGTATAAACCGCAACAAATGCTAG